One genomic segment of Bombina bombina isolate aBomBom1 chromosome 4, aBomBom1.pri, whole genome shotgun sequence includes these proteins:
- the P2RY14 gene encoding P2Y purinoceptor 14 gives MNNSIELNENVSQNKCVPNVVMITQVLPIMYSIIFIGGLFLNSVNLWIFCYISSNRSFIIYLKNIVVADLLMTLTFPLKILSDAEIGHWGLRIVVCRFSAVIFYLNMYVGIIFLGILGFDRYYKIMRPMHLFSFQSVKQSKIISAGVWIVMAFISVPNMILTNQPYNETQTYSCAKLKSELGVHWHKASNYICIIIFVAVFFFLMLFYGSISRKIYKSHQKFRRDSVHKRKSKQNIYSILFVFFVCFVPYHICRIPYTLIQTGPAISCQLYNTLFYLKEWTLFLSAANVCLDPVIYFFLCQPFREKFLKKLLIIRKIKETERISRVSTTQAGIV, from the coding sequence atgaataATTCCATTGAGTTGAATGAAAATGTTTCTCAAAACAAATGTGTCCCCAATGTAGTTATGATAACACAAGTGCTGCCAATTATGTACAGCATTATTTTTATTGGAGGCCTCTTTTTGAATAGTGTAAATTTATGGATTTTTTGCTACATATCAAGTAACAGAAGCTTCATTATATACCTGAAAAACATTGTTGTTGCTGACCTTTTGATGACCCTCACTTTTCCCCTGAAAATTCTAAGTGATGCAGAAATTGGGCACTGGGGACTACGTATAGTCGTTTGCCGCTTTTCTGCTGTGATCTTCTACTTAAACATGTATGTAGGAATAATTTTCCTAGGCATTCTTGGTTTTGATAGGTATTACAAAATAATGAGACCCATGCATTTGTTTTCATTTCAATCTGTGAAACAAAGTAAGATCATCTCTGCGGGTGTATGGATAGTAATGGCATTTATTTCTGTTCCCAATATGATCCTAACTAACCAACCATATAATGAAACTCAGACCTACAGCTGTGCAAAACTGAAGAGTGAACTTGGGGTTCATTGGCACAAGGCTTCAAACTACATCTGTATAATTATATTTGTGGCTGTATTTTTCTTCCTTATGCTTTTTTATGGTTCTATTTCCCGAAAGATATACAAATCACACCAGAAGTTTAGAAGAGATTCAGTTCACAAAAGAAAATCCAAGCAGAATATTTACagcattttgtttgtattttttgtttgctttgtgCCATATCACATATGTCGAATACCATACACACTTATTCAGACTGGCCCTGCAATTAGCTGCCAGTTGTACAACACCTTGTTCTATCTAAAAGAATGGACTTTGTTTTTGTCAGCTGCCAATGTATGTCTTGACCCTGTCATTTATTTCTTCTTGTGCCAACCGTTTAGAGAAAAATTTCTTAAGAAACTGTTGATAATCCGTAAAATCAAAGAAACAGAAAGGATATCCAGAGTGTCTACCACACAGGCTGGCATTGTATAA